A stretch of the Naumannella halotolerans genome encodes the following:
- the pstC gene encoding phosphate ABC transporter permease subunit PstC: MSKMTTAPSSVADPEPRDPAPVPTTQRQPVSKVGDRVFTGLATGSGIAILVVLALVALFLLWQGMPAITAPAEELPYGAFAGWVAPLVFGTVWAAFWALLMAVPVSIGIALFITHYAPRRLATGLGYVIDLLAAVPSVVFGLWGISVLAPAVQPTYDWLATNAGFIPLFAGPVSGTGRTIFTASIVLAVMILPIITALSRELFLQTPVLHEEAALALGATRWEMIRVAVIPYARPGLISASMLGLGRALGETMAVAMVLSVGGGFTFALFQSANPSTIAANIALSFPESYGLGVNQLIASGLVLFVITLAVNMFARWIVSRRKEFSGAN; the protein is encoded by the coding sequence ATGAGCAAGATGACTACCGCCCCGAGTTCGGTGGCAGACCCGGAACCGAGGGATCCAGCACCAGTGCCCACAACTCAACGCCAGCCCGTCAGCAAAGTCGGCGACCGGGTCTTCACCGGCCTCGCCACCGGCTCCGGGATCGCCATTCTCGTCGTCCTCGCTCTGGTCGCGCTGTTCCTGCTCTGGCAGGGCATGCCGGCGATCACCGCACCGGCTGAGGAACTGCCCTACGGGGCCTTCGCCGGCTGGGTCGCCCCGCTGGTCTTCGGTACCGTCTGGGCCGCCTTCTGGGCGCTGCTGATGGCCGTACCGGTCTCCATCGGCATCGCCTTGTTCATCACCCACTACGCCCCGCGCCGGTTGGCGACCGGGCTGGGGTACGTGATCGACCTGCTGGCTGCCGTACCCTCGGTGGTCTTCGGCCTCTGGGGGATCAGCGTGCTCGCCCCGGCCGTGCAGCCGACCTATGACTGGCTGGCCACCAATGCCGGCTTCATCCCGCTCTTCGCCGGACCCGTCTCGGGCACCGGCCGGACCATCTTCACCGCCTCCATCGTGCTGGCGGTGATGATCCTGCCGATCATCACCGCGCTCAGCCGGGAGCTGTTCCTGCAGACCCCGGTGCTGCACGAGGAGGCCGCCCTGGCCCTCGGCGCCACCCGCTGGGAGATGATCCGTGTCGCGGTCATCCCCTACGCCCGCCCGGGTCTGATCTCGGCCTCGATGCTGGGCCTGGGCCGTGCCCTCGGCGAGACCATGGCAGTGGCGATGGTCCTCTCGGTCGGCGGCGGCTTCACCTTCGCCCTGTTCCAGTCGGCCAACCCGAGCACGATCGCGGCCAACATCGCCCTCAGTTTCCCCGAGTCCTACGGGCTCGGCGTGAACCAGCTGATCGCCAGCGGCCTGGTGCTGTTCGTGATCACCCTCGCCGTCAACATGTTCGCCCGCTGGATCGTCAGCCGGCGCAAAGAGTTCTCAGGAGCCAACTGA
- the pstS gene encoding phosphate ABC transporter substrate-binding protein PstS translates to MKMRVAAAAVASAALLLSACAANESGGEAPGGDSGSGLTGTLTGVGASSMASAQEVWVANFQTTNPDVTVNYSPDGSGAGREAFAGGGADFAGSDRAMTAEEVAPEALAGSRCAEGSTAMNLPVYISPIAIIFNVEGVDELQLDAETLAKIFKGEITNWNDPAIADQNPDAELPDLQITAVHRADDSGTTENFTDYLNVAAPEVWDAEADGEWPYEGGEAAPQTSGMVDTVTNGTGTIGYADASRAGDLGVAKIKVGDDYVEYSPEAAAAIVEESPKVEEAGLSPNDQSIELDRLAEGDVYPIVLVSYAIACDSYADPNTAALVKSYLGYIASDEGQQAAVDAAGIAPLSSAVSEAVAGSIAAIQ, encoded by the coding sequence GTGGCATCGGCTGCCCTCCTGCTGTCGGCCTGTGCTGCCAACGAGTCCGGTGGCGAAGCTCCCGGTGGTGACAGCGGAAGCGGCCTGACTGGCACCCTGACCGGCGTCGGCGCCTCCTCGATGGCATCGGCCCAGGAGGTCTGGGTCGCCAACTTCCAGACCACGAACCCCGACGTGACCGTGAACTACTCCCCCGACGGCTCTGGTGCCGGCCGGGAGGCCTTCGCCGGTGGCGGAGCCGATTTCGCCGGTTCCGACCGGGCGATGACCGCCGAGGAGGTTGCTCCCGAGGCACTGGCCGGCTCGCGTTGCGCCGAGGGCTCGACCGCGATGAACCTGCCGGTCTACATCTCCCCGATCGCGATCATCTTCAACGTCGAGGGCGTCGACGAGCTGCAGCTCGACGCCGAGACCCTGGCGAAGATCTTCAAGGGCGAGATCACCAACTGGAACGACCCGGCGATCGCCGACCAGAACCCCGACGCCGAGCTGCCGGATCTGCAGATCACCGCCGTGCACCGCGCGGACGACTCCGGCACCACCGAGAACTTCACCGACTACCTCAACGTCGCCGCCCCCGAGGTGTGGGACGCCGAGGCCGACGGTGAATGGCCCTACGAGGGTGGCGAGGCCGCCCCGCAGACCTCCGGCATGGTCGACACCGTGACCAACGGCACCGGCACCATCGGTTACGCCGACGCCTCCCGGGCCGGAGACCTGGGCGTGGCCAAGATCAAGGTCGGTGACGACTACGTCGAGTACTCCCCCGAGGCCGCTGCGGCGATCGTCGAGGAGTCCCCGAAGGTCGAGGAGGCCGGACTGAGCCCGAACGACCAGTCGATCGAACTGGACCGTCTGGCCGAGGGTGATGTCTACCCGATCGTTCTGGTCTCCTACGCGATCGCCTGTGACAGCTACGCCGACCCGAACACGGCTGCGCTGGTGAAGAGCTACCTGGGCTACATCGCCTCCGATGAGGGCCAGCAGGCCGCCGTCGACGCGGCCGGGATCGCCCCGCTGTCCTCCGCGGTCAGCGAGGCCGTCGCCGGATCGATCGCTGCCATTCAGTGA